A stretch of the Tardiphaga sp. 709 genome encodes the following:
- the rpmA gene encoding 50S ribosomal protein L27, with translation MAHKKAGGSSRNGRDSAGKRLGVKAFGGERVIPGNIIARQRGTTWHPGLNVGMGTDHTLFAKVEGHVEFRAKSNGRTFVSVLPITEAAAE, from the coding sequence ATGGCTCATAAAAAAGCAGGCGGTTCATCGCGCAACGGTCGCGATTCAGCTGGCAAGCGCCTCGGCGTAAAGGCGTTCGGCGGCGAACGCGTGATTCCCGGTAACATCATTGCGCGTCAGCGCGGCACCACCTGGCACCCCGGCCTTAATGTCGGCATGGGCACGGACCATACCCTGTTCGCCAAGGTCGAAGGCCACGTGGAGTTTCGCGCCAAATCGAACGGCCGCACCTTCGTATCGGTACTCCCGATTACTGAAGCCGCGGCCGAATAA
- the rplU gene encoding 50S ribosomal protein L21, translated as MFAVIKTGGRQYRVVPDDVLEIGKIAGDVGTIVQLGEVLVLGGDTPVLGLPLVAGASVAAEVLDHKRGPKVISFKKRRRKNSKRKRGYRDELTMIRITEILADGKAPTIGPRPKREKPVVTAPVDGDEAPAKKAPAKKAAAPKAAAAKPAAAKKPAAKKKPAAE; from the coding sequence ATGTTCGCAGTCATCAAAACCGGCGGCCGGCAGTACCGCGTCGTTCCGGATGATGTGCTCGAGATTGGCAAGATCGCCGGCGATGTCGGAACGATCGTGCAGCTTGGTGAAGTACTCGTGCTGGGCGGTGATACGCCTGTGCTCGGCCTGCCCCTCGTGGCTGGCGCGTCGGTTGCGGCCGAAGTGCTCGACCACAAGCGCGGCCCCAAGGTCATCTCTTTCAAGAAGCGCCGCCGCAAGAATTCGAAGCGCAAGCGTGGCTACCGTGACGAGCTCACGATGATCCGCATCACCGAGATCCTGGCCGACGGCAAGGCGCCGACGATCGGACCTCGCCCGAAGCGTGAGAAGCCGGTCGTGACCGCTCCGGTTGATGGCGACGAAGCTCCTGCCAAGAAGGCGCCGGCGAAGAAGGCCGCTGCTCCGAAGGCAGCCGCCGCCAAGCCTGCTGCAGCCAAGAAGCCGGCTGCGAAGAAAAAGCCCGCCGCGGAATAA
- a CDS encoding GNAT family N-acetyltransferase — translation MLQDIPTPTLRETRGCVLETERLALRKPTLADVKAIAHLANDRRIAEMTRRLPFPYQHDHAVDFVNSLSETASDSVFLIELDRRPIGMVGIDWREVESPELGYWLGVDHWGQGFATEAARAAIDYAFDEFDIDHLISGARVANPSSRNILEKCGFQWSGVQLHRFEAIGSSTPVDCFKLTRGVWSSLKNWGTSTRR, via the coding sequence ATGCTGCAGGATATTCCGACCCCTACGTTGAGAGAAACCAGAGGCTGCGTCCTCGAGACCGAACGGCTGGCCTTGCGCAAGCCGACACTCGCGGACGTAAAAGCCATCGCGCATCTCGCCAATGATCGCCGCATCGCCGAGATGACACGTCGTCTGCCGTTTCCCTATCAGCACGATCACGCGGTCGATTTCGTCAATTCGCTGAGCGAGACCGCTAGCGACAGCGTGTTCCTGATCGAACTCGATCGTCGCCCCATCGGCATGGTCGGGATCGACTGGCGTGAGGTCGAATCACCGGAGCTCGGCTACTGGCTCGGCGTCGATCACTGGGGTCAGGGTTTTGCGACCGAGGCCGCGCGTGCTGCGATCGATTACGCCTTTGACGAGTTCGACATCGATCACCTGATCTCGGGTGCGCGCGTCGCCAATCCGTCGTCGCGCAACATCCTGGAGAAGTGCGGCTTCCAGTGGAGCGGCGTTCAGCTCCACCGCTTCGAAGCCATCGGCTCATCGACGCCGGTGGATTGCTTCAAGCTGACAAGGGGCGTGTGGAGTTCGCTGAAGAACTGGGGAACGTCGACGCGGCGGTGA